The following are from one region of the Treponema denticola genome:
- a CDS encoding DUF6675 family protein: MKKIKTLFIFFAVCLFPIFSDKGVDTRNIEQRLSDILDPKIAAELVQKKEIIKLKYGASNMNPEMRPVSALSEKMFPLLAKKKPAFLGEFISLYKKEGPNNPDVSKILRHISGLEGIEYFSNSYQEMRTLYLTSHAVKEVKTSGSVVYEPIDDPLNEGFDGLEILARHIDATFGDFIYKYRYLKEGNDIGMICVNTQKITHPDMSLIALQPEAMILSLAVYDLDDYILIHCLSTAKFPTIPFIGGRVKSAFSSRLTAVYNWFMDEYKCAEQGIDYSAKKKKNSDN, translated from the coding sequence ATGAAAAAAATTAAAACGCTATTCATATTTTTTGCAGTCTGTCTGTTCCCTATTTTTTCAGATAAAGGCGTAGATACACGCAATATTGAGCAGAGACTCTCGGATATTCTTGATCCAAAGATAGCTGCGGAGCTTGTTCAAAAAAAAGAAATAATTAAATTAAAATATGGAGCTTCAAACATGAACCCCGAAATGCGGCCGGTTTCGGCTCTTTCGGAAAAAATGTTTCCATTGTTGGCGAAAAAAAAGCCTGCTTTTTTAGGTGAGTTTATATCTTTGTATAAAAAAGAGGGGCCGAATAATCCTGATGTTTCTAAAATATTGCGTCATATTTCCGGTCTTGAAGGTATTGAATACTTTTCAAACAGCTATCAGGAAATGAGGACTCTTTATTTGACTTCCCATGCAGTAAAAGAAGTAAAAACTTCGGGCAGTGTTGTTTATGAGCCCATAGATGATCCTTTAAATGAGGGCTTTGACGGCTTGGAAATTCTTGCCCGGCACATCGATGCAACCTTCGGAGATTTTATTTATAAATACAGATATTTAAAAGAAGGCAATGATATTGGTATGATATGTGTAAATACACAGAAGATTACGCATCCGGATATGAGTCTTATAGCTCTTCAGCCTGAAGCGATGATTTTATCTTTGGCTGTATATGATCTTGATGATTATATTTTAATCCATTGTTTAAGTACTGCAAAATTTCCTACAATACCTTTTATAGGCGGCAGAGTAAAAAGTGCTTTTTCTTCACGGTTGACGGCTGTTTATAATTGGTTTATGGATGAATATAAATGTGCCGAACAAGGCATCGACTATAGTGCCAAAAAAAAGAAGAATTCTGATAATTAA
- the jag gene encoding RNA-binding cell elongation regulator Jag/EloR — protein MIYEFEGKTEREAIDIAVAKLGLEKDQFDVEILEIQKNSLFKKGHAKIRVHVDESLRTNMRNNSEQSEEEQTLKEDKDLRTSEDISEGAEKTRLFIQTLVEKIGYDCSVSLIACDKKHFSYRINSKDAAMLIGKKGKNLDSIQLLANVYAGTIGHAYARVSVDCESYRMRREELLIRMAYDVADKVRMTKKSQLLEPLNPYERRIIHTTLNAVNDIETKSEGDGLYKQVRVFYKGI, from the coding sequence ATGATATATGAATTTGAAGGAAAGACGGAGCGGGAGGCTATCGATATTGCGGTAGCCAAGCTCGGTCTTGAAAAAGATCAGTTTGATGTTGAAATTTTAGAAATTCAAAAAAATTCTTTGTTTAAAAAAGGTCATGCAAAGATAAGGGTGCATGTTGATGAGTCTTTAAGGACTAACATGAGAAATAATTCCGAACAGTCTGAAGAAGAGCAAACCCTTAAAGAAGATAAGGATTTAAGAACCTCTGAAGATATTTCGGAAGGAGCGGAAAAGACAAGGCTCTTTATTCAGACCCTCGTTGAAAAAATAGGTTATGACTGTTCCGTTTCATTAATCGCTTGCGATAAAAAACATTTTTCTTATAGAATTAACTCTAAAGATGCTGCCATGCTTATAGGTAAGAAGGGGAAAAATCTTGACTCCATACAGCTTTTGGCAAATGTATACGCCGGTACCATAGGTCATGCCTACGCCAGGGTGTCGGTAGATTGTGAAAGCTATAGAATGAGAAGAGAGGAGCTGCTTATCCGAATGGCTTACGATGTAGCCGATAAGGTCCGCATGACAAAGAAATCTCAGCTTTTAGAGCCTCTTAATCCCTATGAGCGCAGAATTATACACACAACCTTAAATGCCGTAAACGATATTGAAACCAAAAGCGAGGGAGATGGTTTATATAAGCAGGTTCGTGTGTTCTATAAAGGTATATAA